TATCGTCTACAGCCATGTTCAGGATTTATCACTTGAAGAAGGTGTGGAGTCGGAAACCGGCGAGGCCGCTTGCACCGTAGACGTCACCTGCGGCGCTTTTTTCGTTTCTGCAGCGTCAGGGACTTGCTGCGGCGAACTGGCCTGGTTTTCAGCAGCGGCAGGCGTAACGCCTTCATGCTGCGCTTCGTTATCTTTTACCACCGGGTTATGGATGGTATGTGCTTCATCGCTGGCTTTTTCGGCATCGTTAGCACTATAGGAGCGCTTCATTGATTCCGCCGCCTGGCGCAGCTCATCCATCGACTGCTTTAACTCTGGCGTCAGGTTTTCCAGGCTCGCTTTTTCCACCTTTTTCAGGCTGTCCTGAAACTCCTGCAGCTTCAGTTCCTGCGTCAGTTCATTCTGCACTGTCGTGGCCAGCGAGCGCAGCGCGCGAACCCAGCCCGCCACAGTGCGCACAGCCACGGGTAGCCGTTGCGGCCCTAATACCACGAGGCCAATGATGAAAACGAGTAACAGTTCGCCAAAACCTATATCGAACACGAATTACACCTGCTCTTTGTCGTGACGTTTTTCGTCTTTTTTAGCGTCGTCGGATGTCTCGCTGTCGGAAAGAGACTTTGCCGTAAAATCCGCATCTTGTGCCGATTTATCCTGCTTTTCCTCTTTATCTTCGTCACCCATGGCCTTTTTGAAGCCTTTAATGGATGCGCCCAAGTCGGAACCAATAGAACCGAGCTTTTTGGTGCCAAACAGCAGCACAACGATGACCGCAATAATCAACAACTGCCAAATGCTGATACCACCCATACATAGTCCTCTGTAACAGATGATGTTAAAAAGAGGCCCCAGTATACACTTTATCCATTAAGCTGCCTCTTTGTTGACAGCTTCTGTGCACCAGGCCCACCCGGGCGGCGTTTCGCTTATCGTGTTTTATACCAACCCACACACCAGGCCAGAACGCCACCTACCATTAGCCATGCAGGCGTTAAACCCCATTCTGGTCGATTAATCAGTAACAATGTGCCGCTCAATAATAAGGTCGCGCCAATGCCGAACAGATAACGAGATTGCCCCTGCCGAACATGGTTTACCTGTAATTCATTGGCAATCTTATCCACGCTTTGCTGCAAATGCTTGCCTTGCTGCAACCCGTTGTAGATCAGTTCAGGAATTTCCGGCATTTTCTCGATCCAGAATGGGCCTTTCTCTTTCAGCGCTCTGACCAGCGCTGGAATACCCACCTGATCTTTGATCCACGTTTCAAGGAAAGGTTTCGCGGTTTTCCATAAATCCAGTTGCGGATAGAGCTGACGGCCGACACCTTCGATATAGAGCAAGGTTTTCTGCAACAACACCAGCTGCGGTTGCACTTCCATATTAAAGCGACGTGCCGTGTTGAAGAGGTTGAGCAGCACATGACCAAAGGAGATTTCCGCCAGCGGCTTTTCAAAGATCGGCTCACAAACGGTGCGAATGGCAAACTCGAACTCTTCTACATTGGTATCTGGCGGAACCCAGCCTGAATCCACATGCAGCTCCGCCACTTTGCGATAGTCGCGGTTAAAGAAGGCGATAAAGTTTTCCGCCAGATAGCGTTTATCTTCTTTGTTCAGCGAACCGACAATACCGCAGTCAATACCGATATATTGCGGATCTTCCGGATGGTCGTAGCTAACAAAAATATTACCCGGATGCATGTCGGCATGGAAAAAGCTGTCGCGGAATACCTGGGTGAAAAAGACCTGCACACCACGTTCGGCCAGCAATTTTAAATTGGTGCCGTTTTTCTCCAGCGCAGCAACATCGGAAACCGGAATGCCATAAATACGCTCCATCACCAGCATGTTTTGGCTGCAATAATCCGAGTAGATTTCCGGTACGTACAGCATTGGGCTGTTTTCAAAGTTGCGGCGCAACTGGATCGCGTTAGCGGCTTCACGCAGCAGATCCAGCTCATCAATCAGCGTCTTCTCATACTCGCGCACCACTTCACGCGGGCGCAGGCGGCGACCATCCGGTAACAGGCGTGGAACCCAGCCCGCCAGACGGTAGATCAGTTTCAGATCCGCTTTGATAACTGGCAGAATGTCCGGGCGAATGACCTTAATCACCACCTCTTTGCCACTCTCTTTCAACCGCGCTGTATGCACCTGCGCAATGGACGCAGAGGCTAGCGGTTCAATGGCGAAGTCATCAAACCAGGTTTCAACCGGAAGATCACCCATCGCTTTTTCAATTTGCTTTTTAGCAAGATGACCATCGAAGGGGGCAACGCGATCCTGCAACATCGCCAGTTGATCGGCAATCAGCGGCGGGAATAAATCACGGCGGGTAGACAACATTTGCCCGAATTTAATCCATACCGGCCCCAGCTCCTGCAAGGCAAGACGCAGGCGTTCCCCAAGCGGTTTATCTTTATGCCGGTTCGGCATCCAGAACAACAAGCGACGCCAAATCCGCAGCGGCAGGGTGATACGCATTTTGGGAATGAGCTCATCAAGCCCGTAACTTAAAAAGGTTTGGATGATGAAATAGAGGCGCCGTAATTCTCCAGGCGTCATTTGCCCTCCAGTTTATCCAGGCGTTTGGCTAAGGCATCCGCAGCCCTTTCGACAGCAGCCGTTTCTTCAGCAAACCAGGCAACTTCCAGTCCGCCCGGCGCAAGGCGCCACTCTTCCGTTATCACTTCAGCGACATAGCGTTGCTGGCGTTGAAAACCGTGTTGCAGAAAGCGTGCCCCACCGCGCAGGAATTTACTGATCCCCTCAGCAGCGATATCGCCTGTCCATGGCGCGAGGATCTCGGCAGGATCGAATTCCGCCAAATCCATCAGCGAAACCAGGTTTTGCACTACCTGGATATCGCCCTGCACTTCCAGCTCGCCGCTGCGAATAAGCGCGGTCAGCTGCTGGCGGTCGCGCAGCTTCGGCAGTACCCGCAGTTGCGTAATCACGGAACAGTCGGCCTCCCCTTCCCACTCGCCTAACACATCAATCTGGCGCTCACTGAACACCAGCACAAAGGGAGAAGAGAACTCTTGCAGCACTACGCGCAACACCTTGCCATGCAAACGCTGGCGCGCGGGTTTCAGCGCGCCTTCACGGTATAAAAACGTATTCAATACACGTTCAATTCCGGCGGCAACCATCGGCTTAAAAGGCATACGCACTCCTGTCAGAATTTGTAGCCACGGTGCAGAGCAACGATACCGGCCGTCATGTTGTAGTAATCGACGTTTTCGAAACCGGCGTCCTGCATCATCGCTTTCAGGGTCTCCTGATCGGGATGCATACGGATAGATTCAGCAAGATAGCGATAGCTTTCCGCATCGTTTGCTACCAGTTGACCAATACGCGGCAGGACGTGGAAAGAGTAAGCGTCATAAGCTTTGCTCAGCGGTTCAATAATTGGCTTGGAAAATTCGAGCACCAGCAGGCGGCCGCCCGGTTTCAAAACGCGGAACATGGATCGCAGCGCTTTCTCTTTTTCCGTCACGTTACGCAGACCAAACGAGATAGTGATGCAGTCGAAAGTATTGTCCGGGAACGGCAAGGCTTCAGCATTTGCCTGCACATATTCTACGTTACCGATCACGCCGAGGTTGCGCAGTTTTTCGCGCCCCATTTTCAGCATCGAATCGTTAATATCTGCCAGTACAACCTGGCCGGTTTCGCCCACCAGGCGGGAGAATTTCGCCGTCAGATCGCCCGTACCACCGGCCAGATCGAGAACTTTCTGCCCACGACGCACGCCGCTGCAATCAATGGTAAAGCGCTTCCATAAACGGTGAATGCCCATCGACATCAGATCGTTCATCACGTCATATTTTGACGCGACCGAATGGAAGACGTGCGCCACCATGTCGGCTTTGTTTTCTTTGGCGACGGTCTGAAAACCAAAGTGTGTTGTCTCTTTTGAATCTTCCGCCATCTTAGTGCCTGCTATTCAAGAAATTGTTTGTGAAGTGTATCAGATTGGAGGCGATTGCCCTACGATTCAACCACCCGAAGAAGCCTTCGAGTCAGGCTCATCGCCCGCGGCCATGCTATCTAATGCATTGTCTTCAAAGCAATCGAGGGAATCGTTTTGCCCGGAACGCAAACGGAACTCTTCGTCCTGATCCTGCGCTTGCGCCGCTAATTCCGGATTAATCTCGCGTTTGATTTCAACACCGAGCCCGCGAAATGCCTCTGTCTGGGCCAGCAAATTGCCGCGCCCGGAACTCAGTTTTTTCATCGCCTGACGGTAATTGTCCTGCGCTTTATCCAGGCTCTGACCAATGGATGACATGTCGTCAACGAACAGGCGCATTTTGTCATACAGGCGGCTCGCCCGCTCCGCGATCTGCTGCGCATTGCGGCTTTGATGTTCATAACGCCACAGGTTGGCAATGGTGCGTAGCGCCACCAGCAGCGTGGTAGGGCTGACCAGCATAATGTTATTTTTCAGCGCTTCGGTGATCAGTTCAGGCTGCCTGTCCAGCGCAATCAAAAAGGCCGGCTCCACCGGAATAAACATCAAGACATAATCCAGGCTGCGCAGCCCCGGCAGTTGCTGATAATCCTTACGACCAAGCAGGCGAATATGGTTTCGTACCGAGGCGATATGTTCTTGTAACGCGCCTTCGCGCGTAAAGTCGTCGTCGGCATTGAAGTAACGTTCGTAGGCGACCAGCGTCATTTTGGCGTCGATCACCACATCTTTGCCCTGCGGCAGACGCACGATCACATCCGGCTGCATCCGCGCGCGATGGTCATTTTCAATACTGACCTGGGTTTCGTATTCATAGCCTTCACGCAGACCAGAGGCTTCCAGTACGCGGGTCAGCACCACTTCGCCCCAATTACCCTGGGTTTTGTTATCGCCTTTCAGCGCACGCGTCAGGTTTATCGCTTCCTGCGCCATCTGGGCATTGAGCTGTTGCAGGTTGCGAATTTCATGCGCCAGCGTATGCCGTTCACGCGCTTCCTGACCAAAGCTATCCTGCACCTGGCGGCGAAAACCATCAAGCTGTTCGCGCAGCGGCGTTAACAGCCCGTTCAGACTTTGCCGGTTTTGCTCATCGACGCGGCGATTGCTCTGCTCAAAGATGCGGTTAGCGAGATTTTCGAACTGCTCGCTCAAGCGCTGCTCGCTGCTGTGCATCTGGCGCAGTTTCTCTTCGGCATGTAATTGCGTAGATTCAAGCCGGGTCGTCACTTCGCGCAAATCAGCTTCCAGCGAGCTATTGATATGTTGCAGGCTACGCAGTTCGTTATTGAGCAACTCGCACTCTTCGCGCCAGTGTTCGTTTTGGGTTATCTGCTGCCGGGCGGCGCTCAGTTCGCTAAAGACATCACGCTGCTCCGCGAGCAGATCCGCCTGCTGCTGCGCCCCGCGCCAGCTTGCTGCCAGCCAGCCGACCAGTAAACCCGCCAGCGCAACGGCTGCCATGACGATGATTGAAGTGTCCACCACGTCCCCTTAGTGATAACGCATATAGCGGAGGATTGTGCTGTATAAACGTCCAGTTTGGAAGGGGTTTTCCTGCGAAGCCGTTCGCAAAAAGAAAAGGCCGAACGCGTCGGCCTTAGCAAATGGGAAGGTGAATTACAGAAGACGACGCGCCGCTTCCACCACGATTTTCACCGCGTGGCTTTCGGTCTGCTTCATGGTTTCCGCATTCGGGATCTCTTGCTGGGTGCGGTTCACAATCACACCGGCAACCATGCCTGCACGCAGCCCCTGGCTTGCGCACATGGTCAGCAGCGTGGCGGATTCCATTTCATAGTTCATCACGCCCATCGACTGCCACTCTTCCATGGAACCTTTAAAGCGGCTCACCACGCGGCCAGAGTAAGTGTCGTAACGCTCCTGGCCTGGGTAGAAGGTGTCAGAAGAAGCGGTAACGCCGATATGTTTCGTCGCGCCAATCGCATCCGCTGCCGCAACCAGCGCAGTAGTGCACTCAAAATCCGCCACTGCCGGGTATTCCATCGGCGCAAAGTGCAGGCTCGCGCCGTCAAGGCGCACGGACGCGGTGGTGATCAGCACGTCGCCAACATTAATGTGCGGCTGAATCGCACCGGTGGTGCCCACGCGCAGGAAAGTGCGGATGCCAAGCTGCGCCAGCTCTTCGACGGCGATAGAGGTTGACGGGCCGCCGATGCCGGTGGAACACACGATAACCGGTTTGCCATCCAGCTCTGCACGCCAGCTGGTGAATTCGCGGTGGGAGGCCAGTTTGACCGGCTTATCCATCAGCGCGGCGATCTTTTCCACACGCTCCGGATCGCCAGGGACGATGGCCAGCGTAGCCCCTTGTAAATCGTTTTTGGTGAGGCCGAGATGAAAAACATCAGACTTGGACATAACAGACTCCTCTGTGGTCGGTTTTATCAGTAGAGGCAAAAAGATACTTTACAGAAGGCACGGACATAATTTCGTGACTGATATCACCATGAATGAAACTGATTGCATTTCATTTCCATAAATTAGTGACTTACATCACATTAACATGTCATATCCCACAACTCAGCAGCAAAGATAGTCTACGGCACGGTGATTTGCGCGCGCGGCAGGCCTTCCCGTCTATAGTTATTGAAGCGCTAAAAAAGGTATGGAGAATGCCATGACAACCAACAACACACCAGGCTTTGCACCTGCGGCTTCACCCCTTGCTTCAACCGTTGTTCACACGCCGGAAGACGCCTTAATCGCGGGCGAAACATCGATTCCGACACAGGGCGAGAACATGCCCGCTTTTCACGCCCGACCGAAAAATGCCGAAGGCCCCTTGCCGATTGTCATTGTGGTACAGGAAATTTTCGGCGTGCATGAGCATATTCGCGATCTGTGCCGCCGTCTGGCGCTGGAAGGCTACCTCGCCATCGCGCCGGAGCTCTATTTCCGCCAGGGCGATCCGAATGATTTTGCCGATATTCAAACCCTGCTGAGCGGCCTGGTAAGCAAAGTACCGGACGCGCAAGTGCTTGCTGATTTGGATCACGTCGCCAGTTGGGCGGCGCGTAACGGCGGGAACGCTCACCAACTTTTAGTGACCGGTTTTTGCTGGGGCGGACGCATCGCCTGGCTGTATGCCGCGCACAATCCGCAGTTGAAAGCCGCCGTCGCCTGGTATGGCAAGCTGGTGGGGGATAAATCGCTCAATTCTCCGCGTCACCCGGTGGATATCGCCACTGAACTTACCGCGCCAGTGCTCGGTTTATATGGCGCACAGGATACCGGCATTCCGCTGGAGAGCGTGGAAACCATGCGCCAGGCGCTCAGAGCCGCGAACGCCAAAGCGGAAATCATCGTCTATCCTGAAGCGGGCCACGCGTTTAATGCGGACTATCGCCCAAGCTATCACGCGGAATCCGCCGCCGATGGCTGGCAGCGGATGCTGGCATGGTTTGCGCAGTACAGTAAAAAGTAAGTTTTTTTGCGCCGCCGGTTTCATACCGGACGGCGCGGTAAAGCTTACTGTTGGCGCAGGTTCTGCGCGGCTTTCACCATGTTTGCCAGCGCGCTACGGGTTTCCGGCCAGCCGCGGGTTTTTAGGCCGCAGTCCGGGTTCACCCACAAGCGTTGTGCGGGGATGCGCTGTGCCGCTTTCTGCAACAGCGCTTCAATCCACTCAACGCTCGGTACGTTCGGCGAGTGAATGTCGTACACACCTGGGCCGATTTCGTTCGGGTACTCAAACTCTTCGAATGACTCCAGCAGTTCCATATCCGAGCGCGAGGTTTCAATGGTGATCACATCGGCATCCAGCGCGGCGATGGAATCCATGATGTCGTTGAACTCGCAATAACACATATGGGTATGGATCTGCGTGTCATCTTTCGCCACCGCCGCGTTAATGCGGAAGGCTTCCACACCCCACGCCAGATAGGCATCCCAGTCGCTGCGACGCAGCGGCAAGCCTTCACGCAGTGCCGGTTCATCAATCTGGATAATGCCAATCCCCGCCGCTTCCAGATCCGCCACTTCATCACGCAATGCCAGCGCGATTTGTTTGGCGATGGTTTCGCGGCTCACATCTTCGCGCGGGAACGACCAGCAAAGAATGGTCACCGGGCCGGTCAGCATCCCTTTCACCGGTTTATCGGTCAGCGACTGCGCGTACTTCGCCCACTCCACGGTAATGGCTTCCGGGCGGCTGACGTCGCCGATAACCACTGGCGGTTTCACGCAGCGGGAGCCATAGCTCTGCACCCAGCCGTTTTGTGTAAAGACGAAACCATCGAGGTTTTCACCGAAGTATTCCACCATGTCATTACGCTCGGCTTCACCATGCACCAGCACGTCTAAACCCAGACGTTCCTGCTCGGCAATCGCCTGTTTGATATGTTCGGCGATACCCGTGCGGTAGTTGCCCGCATCGAGATGGCCTTTTTTGAAATCCAGCCGCAGGCCGCGAATTTCCGTGGTCTGTGGGAAGGAACCGATGGTGGTGGTCGGCCAGGCGGGCAGCTTAAAGCGCTCGCGCTGGGCTTTCGCGCGCTCGGCGTATGGGCTGTTACGCTGGCTATCCTGCGCGGTGATCGCCGCCAGACGCTGTGCCACTGCCGTGTTGTGAACGCGCGTAGAGTGGCGACGTGCCTGAATCGGCGCGCTCCATTCCACCAGTTTTTCCGTATTACCACTGTTTAGCGCATCGCGCAGCAGCGCCAGTTCATGGCATTTTTGCAGTGCAAAGGCGAACCAGCTTTTCACTTCCGCATCCAGACGCGTTTCAACACTCAGATCGATCGGGCTGTGCAGCAAAGAACACGAAGAGGCAACCCACAGCGGACGTTTACCGACCACTTCGTTGATTTGCGCATATTTTTCGCTGAGATCGGCACGCCAAACGTTACGGCCATTCACCAGACCGGCAGAGAGCAACCAGTCGGCAGGCAGACGCGAGTGCAGCTCGGCCACGTTGTCCTTGCCGTGTACCAAATCAACATGCAGCCCCTGAACCGGCAGTGCGGTAATCACATCAAGGTTCGGCGTCACGCCTTCAAAATAGGTGGTCAGCAGCAGCTTCAACTGGCCGGAAAGCGTGTCGTAAGCCGGTTTAAACGCATTCAGCCAGGCTTGCGGCAGCTCCAGCACCAGCGCTGGTTCGTCGATTTGTACCCACTCGATACCGCGTTTTGCCAGCTCGCCAAGCACCTGTTTGTAGACCGGCAGGATGTCGCTCAGCAGGCTTAAGCGGTCAAACTGTTCGCCTTTCACTTTACCCAACCACAGGTAAGTGACCGGACCAAGCAGCACAGGTTTCACCTTGTGGCCGAGCGCCAGCGCTTCGTCTACTTCGTCCAGCAGTTGCGTCCAGGTCAGTTTGAACTGCTGGCCTTTGCTGAACTCCGGCACCATGTAGTGGTAGTTGGTGTTGAACCATTTGGTCATTTCCGCTGCTGCCGCCGGTTCGCCAGTGGGCGCACGACCACGGCCAATGCGGAACAGGGTGTCGATATCCACGGAGCCGTCGTTGTTCTGATGACGAGCCGGCACATTGCCCAGCAGCAGGCTGGTGGTCAGAACATGGTCGTACCAGGCGAAATCGCCCACCGGCAGCAGATCGATACCGGCCTCTTTTTGCTGCTCCCAGTGACGGGCGCGCAGCTCGCGCCCTACCGCCAGCAGCGCTTCACGGGTGGCGTTACCCGCCCAGTAGCTCTCTTGCGCTTTTTTCAACTCGCGGCGCAGGCCAACGCGAGGGAAACCGAGGGTGTGATTCAGTACAGTCATGTCTTCTTCCTCTTTGTATTTTTTAGATTCTGAAGGTCAAACTCTAAATAGTTCGGCTTGCAGGAAGGCGGCAACGCAGCGAATCCCAGGAGCTTACTCCAGTAAGTGACTGGGGTAAGCGAGGCAGCTAACGCACCTGCAAGTCGAAATATGACGAGTTTTAGACGTCCAGATGTTTACACATCCATATTGTGTAGGTACTGTATATTCCTCAAGCGCAAAATGTTCATGCCGGAGTGAAGGACTTTCATGATCGAAATTAAACACCTGAAAACGCTACAGGCGTTACGAAACAGCGGGTCGCTGGCGGCGGCGGCGGCAACGCTGCATCAAACGCAGTCCGCGCTTTCCCACCAGTTCAGCGATCTGGAACAGCGCCTTGGCTTCCGTCTGTTTGTGCGTAAAAGCCAGCCGCTGCGCTTTACGCCGCAGGGTGAAATTCTGCTGCAACTGGCGAATCAGGTGCTGCCGCAGATTAGCCGCGCGCTGCAGGCCTGCAATGAGCCGCAGCAAGCCACGCTGCGCATCGCTATTGAGTGTCATAGCTGTATTCAGTGGCTGACGCCTGCGCTTGAGAACTTCCGCCAGAACTGGCCGCAAGTGGAGATGGATTTCAAATCCGGCGTCACGTTTGATCCGCAACCCGCGCTGCAACAGGGCGAGCTGGATCTGGTCATGACCTCCGACATTCTGCCGCGCAGCGGCCTGCACTATTCACCGATGTTTGATTTTGAGGTGCGGCTGGTGCTGGCGCCGGATCATCCACTGGCGGCGAAAGCACGGATCACGCCGGACGATATCGCCAGCGAAACGCTGCTGATCTACCCGGTGCAGCGCAGTCGCCTGGATATCTGGCGTCACTTCCTGCAACCGGCGGGCGTGAGTCCGTCGCTGAAAAGTGTGGATAACACGCTGCTGCTGATTCAGATGGTTGCCGCACGGATGGGCATTGCGGCGCTGCCGCACTGGGTAGTGGAGAGTTTTGAGCGCCAGGGTCTGGTGGTGACCAAAACCCTGGGCGAAGGATTGTGGAGCCGGCTGTATGCCGCCGTGCGCGACGGCGAGCAGCGTCAGCCAGTAACGGAAGCGTTTATTCGCTCAGCGCGGAATCACGCTTGCGACCATCTGCCGTTTGTGCGGAGCGCGGAGCGACCCAACGGCGATGCACCCACAGCGAGGCCATTATCACCGCACCACCAATAATAAAGCTCGGCCAGTGCGGCTGTTCCTGCCAGATAGCGAGATTAACCAGTAACCCGGCGGGAACATGCACATTGTTCATGATGCCGAGCGTCCCGGCGTCCACCTGTGTGGCGCCGTAGTTCCACATAAAATAACCCAGCCCGGAAGCCACCACACCCAGCCACACCAGCACGCTCCACTGCAGCGTCGTGGTCGGCAGCTTCTGCGGGTTACCCATCACAAACCACGCCACAACGGCGACCACGAATGCGCCAAGATAAAACCAGGCGAACGCATTGTGCTGCGGCATCGGGCGCGTCTCCATCAGGCGTTTATAGCCGACCATGCCGATAGCAAAGCTGATATTCGCCAGCTGCACCAGAATCAGGCCTATCCAGAAGTGATCGCTCACTTTGTCGTAGCGAATAATCGCCGCGCCAATCACCGCCAGCCCGGCGCTCAGTGCGTAGCTCCAGCGCAGCCCGCGCTTGCTGAGCAGATCGTAAATCAGGGTGATATACAGCGGCGTGAAAACGGTAAACAACAGGAATTCAGAGACCGTCAGGTAGAGATACGCCTGGAAGCTGAACAGGTACATAATGCCCAGTTGCAGCGCGCCCACCAGCATATACAGGCCAATGGTCTTGAGGTTATGCCCACGCGTGCGCAGAAAAGGTAAAAAGACCAGCGCCGCCAGCCCCACGCGCATCAGCACGGAGAAGTAGCTGTCGACATGGCCCGCAAGGTATTCGCCAATCAGGCTAAAAGAGAAAGCCCACAAAATAGTGGTGATGATGAGTAACGCCACAATGAATGTCTCTCCGATGAGTGGACAGGCATTGTAGCGAACTCAGTTGCGCAAAGTTTGAGTATTTAGTTGACGAGTGATTAATTTAAAACCACTCGTCAATCTTATTCGAGAAATAGCTTACGCAGGTAATGCGGTACCGCGTTATCGGCGTTGGTGCCAATCACTTCCAGCTCCGGGTGCAGCTCTTTCAGGCGCTGGTGGGCGTTACCCATAATGCAGCCTTTGCCCGCCATCGACAGCATTTCCGCGTCGTTCATGCCGTCACCAAAGGCGATGCACTCTTTCAGGCTATAACCCAGCGCGTCCGCGACCGCTTCCAGCGCATGCCCTTTCGACACGCCACCCGCCATCACTTCCAGGCAGGTTAAGGTAGAGAAACTAACGTTCACGCGATCGCCCCAACGGGCATTGATGGCTTGCTCCAGCGGCAGCAGTTTTTCATGGCTTTCGCAGCTGAAGAAAACTTTACTGATCCCTTCCGGCTCAAGCAAACCCGGCTCATACAGCGAATACTGGAACACCGCTTCTTTAAAGAAACGCATTTCATCCGGACGGTGACGGTTCATGAACCACTCATCGTTGCGGTAGACGTTAGTAATGATATCCGGCTCGTTATGCACCACGCCGAAAAGATCGGTGGCGATATCGCGATCCAGGTTATGGGTGAACACCAAATTACCATCGGTGTCGTGTACCCGCGCACCGTTGGAGGTGATCATGTAGGCTTTAATGCCCAGATTGTCGCGGATTTGCCCGACATCCACATGGTGGCGGCCGGTGGCGAAGACGAAGTTGACGCCGCGCGCGGTAAGCAGTTTTAACGTTTCTTTGGCAAAGGGCGACAGTGTGTGGTCGGGGGAGAGCAATGTGCCATCTAAATCAGATGCAACAACCTGGTACATAAGAAAATTTAACCTCAATAATTCATCAGTTATGCCGGTCGAAGAATTCGACGATGGCGTTGAGCGCGACCGAGCGCATGGCGTCCTTTTCAAAAAGGATCTCATGGTACGCGCCTTGTATGACCAGCGGTTTCCCCCCTTCACAAGGGTGGCCCGCTGCGGCGCGTCGTTCACAGAAGCGTTGATGCATGCGGTTATCGACCACGTGCTCCTCTTCTGCCTGAATAATCAATGTCGGCGTGGCGTCTTTTTCCGCCCCCGCCAGCGCGTGTTCACCGGCTAAGATCCCTTCGCGTACCCAGTGCCAGGTGGGCCCGCCAACGCGAAGC
This genomic interval from Kosakonia sacchari SP1 contains the following:
- the metE gene encoding 5-methyltetrahydropteroyltriglutamate--homocysteine S-methyltransferase; this translates as MTVLNHTLGFPRVGLRRELKKAQESYWAGNATREALLAVGRELRARHWEQQKEAGIDLLPVGDFAWYDHVLTTSLLLGNVPARHQNNDGSVDIDTLFRIGRGRAPTGEPAAAAEMTKWFNTNYHYMVPEFSKGQQFKLTWTQLLDEVDEALALGHKVKPVLLGPVTYLWLGKVKGEQFDRLSLLSDILPVYKQVLGELAKRGIEWVQIDEPALVLELPQAWLNAFKPAYDTLSGQLKLLLTTYFEGVTPNLDVITALPVQGLHVDLVHGKDNVAELHSRLPADWLLSAGLVNGRNVWRADLSEKYAQINEVVGKRPLWVASSCSLLHSPIDLSVETRLDAEVKSWFAFALQKCHELALLRDALNSGNTEKLVEWSAPIQARRHSTRVHNTAVAQRLAAITAQDSQRNSPYAERAKAQRERFKLPAWPTTTIGSFPQTTEIRGLRLDFKKGHLDAGNYRTGIAEHIKQAIAEQERLGLDVLVHGEAERNDMVEYFGENLDGFVFTQNGWVQSYGSRCVKPPVVIGDVSRPEAITVEWAKYAQSLTDKPVKGMLTGPVTILCWSFPREDVSRETIAKQIALALRDEVADLEAAGIGIIQIDEPALREGLPLRRSDWDAYLAWGVEAFRINAAVAKDDTQIHTHMCYCEFNDIMDSIAALDADVITIETSRSDMELLESFEEFEYPNEIGPGVYDIHSPNVPSVEWIEALLQKAAQRIPAQRLWVNPDCGLKTRGWPETRSALANMVKAAQNLRQQ
- the metR gene encoding HTH-type transcriptional regulator MetR, whose amino-acid sequence is MIEIKHLKTLQALRNSGSLAAAAATLHQTQSALSHQFSDLEQRLGFRLFVRKSQPLRFTPQGEILLQLANQVLPQISRALQACNEPQQATLRIAIECHSCIQWLTPALENFRQNWPQVEMDFKSGVTFDPQPALQQGELDLVMTSDILPRSGLHYSPMFDFEVRLVLAPDHPLAAKARITPDDIASETLLIYPVQRSRLDIWRHFLQPAGVSPSLKSVDNTLLLIQMVAARMGIAALPHWVVESFERQGLVVTKTLGEGLWSRLYAAVRDGEQRQPVTEAFIRSARNHACDHLPFVRSAERPNGDAPTARPLSPHHQ
- a CDS encoding carboxylate/amino acid/amine transporter, which gives rise to MALLIITTILWAFSFSLIGEYLAGHVDSYFSVLMRVGLAALVFLPFLRTRGHNLKTIGLYMLVGALQLGIMYLFSFQAYLYLTVSEFLLFTVFTPLYITLIYDLLSKRGLRWSYALSAGLAVIGAAIIRYDKVSDHFWIGLILVQLANISFAIGMVGYKRLMETRPMPQHNAFAWFYLGAFVVAVVAWFVMGNPQKLPTTTLQWSVLVWLGVVASGLGYFMWNYGATQVDAGTLGIMNNVHVPAGLLVNLAIWQEQPHWPSFIIGGAVIMASLWVHRRWVAPRSAQTADGRKRDSALSE
- the yigL gene encoding sugar/pyridoxal phosphate phosphatase YigL — translated: MYQVVASDLDGTLLSPDHTLSPFAKETLKLLTARGVNFVFATGRHHVDVGQIRDNLGIKAYMITSNGARVHDTDGNLVFTHNLDRDIATDLFGVVHNEPDIITNVYRNDEWFMNRHRPDEMRFFKEAVFQYSLYEPGLLEPEGISKVFFSCESHEKLLPLEQAINARWGDRVNVSFSTLTCLEVMAGGVSKGHALEAVADALGYSLKECIAFGDGMNDAEMLSMAGKGCIMGNAHQRLKELHPELEVIGTNADNAVPHYLRKLFLE